In Macrotis lagotis isolate mMagLag1 chromosome 8, bilby.v1.9.chrom.fasta, whole genome shotgun sequence, a single genomic region encodes these proteins:
- the LOC141495423 gene encoding small ribosomal subunit protein uS12-like — MGKCHGLHTARKLRSHRRDQKWHDKQYKKAHLGTALKANPFGAASHAKGIVLEKVGVEAKQPNSAIRKCGRVQLIKNGKKITAFVPNDGCLNFIEENDEVLVAGFGRKGHAVGDIPGVRFKAVKVANVSFLALYKGKKERPRS; from the coding sequence ATGGGTAAGTGCCATGGTCTTCATACTGCTAGGAAGCTCCGCAGCCACAGGAGAGACCAAAAGTGGCATGACAAACAATATAAGAAAGCACATTTGGGCACTGCCTTGAAGGCCAACCCATTTGGAGCAGCATCTCATGCCAAAGGGATTGTCTTGGAAAAAGTTGGTGTAGAAGCCAAGCAGCCCAATTCTGCCATCAGGAAGTGTGGGAGAGTCCAGTTGATTAAGAATGGCAAAAAAATCACTGCCTTTGTTCCCAATGATGGCTGCTTGAATTTTATTGAGGAAAATGATGAAGTTTTGGTTGCTGGATTTGGTCGAAAAGGCCATGCTGTTGGTGATATTCCTGGAGTCCGCTTCAAGGCTGTAAAAGTTGCAAATGTTTCTTTTCTGGCCTTGTAcaaaggcaagaaagaaagaccaagatcataa